The DNA window TGCTCGCAGCGGGGCTGCGGATCGCGGCCACCGGCAACAGCGATTCCACTGCGCCCTGATAGTTGCCGACCACCACGTTGCGGTTGATCGTGGCCAGTTCGGACCCGGGGCGGCCGGTGACCAGGCCGGCGGCCACCAGCAGTGCGATTCCCTGTGCACTTGGGGTGTCGTTGGCGTACAGCGACGCCTGCAGGTCGGCCCATCCGCTGAGGGCGGCCACTGCCTTGATGCGGGGATCGCGTGCGGCCGCCAGCAGGCTGGTGCCGGCGCCGTAGGAGATGCCCGAGACGCCGATCCGCGCCGGGTCGGCCTGGGTGTTCTCCAGCGCCCAGTCGATCAATGCGCTGACATCCTCGACCGTGGCTGGCCCGGCGATGTCGATGGCCCCGCCGGACTCCCAGAAGCCGCGCGAGCTGTAGCTGATGACCACGTAGCCGCGTTTGGCCAGCGACTGTGCGACCCCTACGTACTCCACGCTGGGAACGGCCCAGCTGCTGGGCATCACCAGCAGCGGGTACTTGCCGCTACCCGCGTCCTGGGGCTCGATGACAAAGACCCCAAGGGGTGTGCCGTCCCAGCTGGGAACGGTGCGGTGGGTGGTCTTGACCGTGGCGGCCCAGGCGGTGGGCGCCAGTCCGGTCAGCAGGATCAACAGCAGCAATACCTTGCGCATCGTCGTCTCTCCCCGTTGTTGGTGGTGCAACGGGTTGGACCGTACCAGTGCGAATGGTGGCTGACACCTTGCGCCGCAACATGCGGTGGCGGCCCTGCCACCCCACGCCACGGGCCTGAATGCGCCTACAGCGTCGCCTGCGCCTGCAGGGTGAACACCCAGCTGTCGGGTCGGCTGGCATAGGCGCCGGGACGTGCCACGTACTGAACCGCCGGCCGCAGCACCAGCCACGGGGCGACCTGCACGCCGTAGTTCAACTCGACGAACTGCTCGTTGCTCTGCACATCCTTTCCGGTCAGCTGCTGATGGCGAGCGAGCCGGTCGGAGATGTCCAGCCGATTCCAGGCCAGGCTGAGCACATCATCCTCGCGCGACGCGATCACGCCGCGCCAGCTCACGCCCGCTTCCCACGAGTAGCGCATCAGCCCTGTCTTTGCATCGGCACGGGTGGCCACGCCGAACACCGAGATGCCGCGCACCGTATCGCCCTCGGGCTTCCACACGCGCTGCGCGGCCTGCACGTATGAACCGCTGCGATGCGAGGCGCGAGGTGCGGCCGGATTACCGATGTCATCGGCGTTGGAGGTGTCCAGGTAGTAGCCGACCTTGTAGGTGCCGCCATAGTCCTCGCCGGACTTGCCGTGGCTGTAGCCCACTTCCACGGGCAGGAACAGACCGGTCTTTCCCCTCGTCGAAACACGAAAGCCACTGTTGGCCTGCTTGCGCGTCGGGTTGACGTCGTAGATGCTGGTCTGTGCGTACCAGCCCGACGGATCGTTCCACTTCACCCGCAGGCCCCACTGGCCCGTCGGGTTGTCCAGCCACCCGGAGCTGTAGATCGGGCCCAGCGGATGCCCGCATTGACCGTTGTTGTTGAAGTTGCAGGTGTAGGGCAAGCCACCGAAGTCGTTGCCCATCGAGTAGAAGCCCCCTTTCAGGCTCAGCCGCTTGTCCAGCAGCAGCCGCTCGTAGGAGAGCTCGTTGAAACGCAGGTTCTGGCCCTGGCCATAGAAGGCCTGGTTCTGGATATAGGAACCGGTGGACCGCTCGTTGATGGCGTTGCCGAAGCGGTCGGAGAACACCACGCGCAGCGTACCGTCGAAGCCGAGTGCTTTGCCGGTATCGATCGTCGCGCCCAGATCGATGTGTTCGGCGGTGGACCAACCACTGCCCTTGTAACCGTCGCTGTTGACGCCGCTGCCGATCACGATGCGTGCGCTGGGGGTTACACCACGGTCCTGCAGCCAGAGGCGCACGGCCCAATCCGCACTCAGCGGCGTCTGCACGATGCTGTCGACCGGTTTGGGCTTGGCGGTGGCACTCGCTTCGGCGGCCGACACCGGGCCATTGGCCACGAGCAGGAGCAGGCCGAGGCCGTTCAAGGAGAGCAGCTTCATGCTGCGGCCCTCCTGTCCTTGCGCTTCTTCCAGGCGCGCCGCACCAGCAGCACGACGCCGACCAGCGCCAGCACGGCAACGATGAGCATCGGCAGCCACAGCCGTGCGATCTTCGCCAGCAATGGCTTCTCGCCGCCGGCGCGGGTCAGCGCCACCTGAGCCTCGGTGACCTGGTCGCCCGGCCCGAACTGTGTACGCACGTAGGTCGCCACCGCTGCGATATCGGCGTCACTCAGGTCCTGCACGAATGAGCCTTTCGAGAAATGCGGCATCAACGCGTGTTCGCCATGCACATCGCGGTCGATGCCGCCGATGATGGTGGCGATGAGGTTCTGCGGGCGGGTCATGCCGACGGTGGTGTTGTGCACCAGGGAGGGGTAGTACCCGTCCCTGCTGCCCTCGCCCCGCGATCCATGGCAGCTTGCGCACAGTCCCGAATACAGTACTCCGCCCGATGCCAATGCCGCACCTGTGCCGCGTACCGGTTGCTCGCCCGGCGTAGCGGCGGCATCGCCCCAGGCAAAGGCGGCCCGCGTGGCGTCAGGATCGGCCACCGCCGGTACCGTGCGCAGGTAGGCAACGATCGCGGCGATATCCTCGTCCTGCAGCTTGGACAGGCTGTTGCTCACTGCTTCGGCCATGCCGCCACCGGCCTGCGCCTTGCCGGCGACACGGCCGGTCTTCAGGTACTGGGCCAGTTCTGCATCGCTCCAGCCACCGATACCGCTGGTGGGATGGGAGGTGATGTTGGGCGCGTACCAGTCCCCCAGCGATCCGCCGGCGAAGGCCTTGCCGCTCACTTCCTGCATCATCAGCCCGCGCGGGCTGTGGCAGCTGGAGCAATGCGCCAGGCCTTCCACCAGATAGGCGCCGCGATTCCATTGCGCACTCTTGCCTGCATCGTGCTTGAACGTTTCCTTGTCCAGGAACAGCAGGTTCCACACCGCCATGGACTGGCGGATGCTGAAGGGGAACGGCAGTTCGGTCGCGTGCGCTTCCTCATCGACCGGCGCCACCTCCGTCATGAAGTAGCTATACAGCGCGTGGATGTCCTCGTCGGTCAGCTTGGCATACGAGGTATAGGGCATCGCCGGATACAGATGGGCGCCATCCTTGCGCACGCCTTCACGTACCGCCTTGGCGAAGTCATCTTCGCTGTAGAGGCCGATGCCATGGCTCTTGGAGGGGGTGATGTTGCTGGCCCAGATCTCACCCAGCGGGGACGCAATCGCGTAGCCGCCGGCGTAGGGTTTGCCCTGTTTCGGGCTGGTGTGGCACGCCACGCAGTCTGCGGCGACCGAGAGGTAGCGCCCACGTTCGGCGACCTCGTCTGCGCGCGCGGATTGGCTGGCTGCAGCCAGCAGCATCAGCAGAGCCGACGCGAAGGTCTTCATGCCGCACGCTCGATGGCATCTGCAGCCCGCAATGCCAGCGCGGCCATGGTCAAGGTGCTGTTGACCACGCTGGCCGATACCATCGGACCACCGCCTGGCAGCCACAGGTTCGGGTGGTCGTGCGCTCGGCAATTGCCATCGACCACCGAATCGCGCGGGTCAGCGCCCATGATGGTCGAGCCCATGATGTGGTTGTTGGCGTTGAGCGCCGTGGTGATGACGAATTCCTCGGCGTTGAACAGCGAGCCGATATGCCGCAGCTGTTTGCAGGACTCGTCATAGCCCTTGCGGGCGTAGTCGCCCAGCGAGTAGTGGATGTCCGGGCAAGCCAGGCCATGGCCATCGACCCGTGTCTTCGACAGCGTCAGCCGATTGCTCGGGTCCGGCAAGGGTTCCAGGCTGATCGAAAGATCGACGCCGAAGATCGCGCGACGGCGGATTTCTGCATCCAGCGCGTCGCCAACCAAGCCTTTCTTCAGCGCCTGGTCGGTGGCGATCGCCACGCGGCTGATGTTGTTGAGGATGATCTTGGTGGCCGAGTACTGCGAGCGGAAGGCACCGTCGCGCGGACCGACCATGCAGCTGGACTGCGCCGGTCCGCGTCCCAGCCAGATCGGGCGATCGGCGATGAACGAGCAGTGGAACCCGGAGTGATCGAGCATGTTGCGCCCGACCTGGTCGGAACTGTTGGCGATGCCGTTGGGGTTCTGCTCGTTGGCGGCAAGCAGCAGCAGTCGCGGCGTCTCCAGCGCGTTGCATGCAATCACGAAGCTGCGCCCGGTGGCCTTGTGGCTGACCTTGTTGTTGTCATACCAGTGAATGGCCGTCACCCGGTTCTGCGCATCGGTGTCGATCCTGTAGGCCACTGCTTCGGCCAGCACCTGCGCACCCAGTTTCTCGGCCGCTTCGATGGTATGGATGCCGTTGTACATCGCGCCGATCGGGCAGATCGGCTGGCAGTTGTTGTTGCCGCAGCAGGCCGGCCGATCATTCCACGGCGTGACCATGCGACCCTGCGGAATGGGCACCAGGTTGTAGCCGTGCGGATTGACCACCTCGGCGAACACCTTGTCGCCGTTCCCCCAGGGAATCATGTCGGCCAGGTACGGCTTGGATCGCTCGGAGGGGCTCTGCTTGCCCGGGTCGTTCGGCCCGGAGACACCCATGGCCTCTTCCGCGCGGCAGTAGTACGGCTCGATGTC is part of the Stenotrophomonas lactitubi genome and encodes:
- a CDS encoding carbohydrate porin translates to MKLLSLNGLGLLLLVANGPVSAAEASATAKPKPVDSIVQTPLSADWAVRLWLQDRGVTPSARIVIGSGVNSDGYKGSGWSTAEHIDLGATIDTGKALGFDGTLRVVFSDRFGNAINERSTGSYIQNQAFYGQGQNLRFNELSYERLLLDKRLSLKGGFYSMGNDFGGLPYTCNFNNNGQCGHPLGPIYSSGWLDNPTGQWGLRVKWNDPSGWYAQTSIYDVNPTRKQANSGFRVSTRGKTGLFLPVEVGYSHGKSGEDYGGTYKVGYYLDTSNADDIGNPAAPRASHRSGSYVQAAQRVWKPEGDTVRGISVFGVATRADAKTGLMRYSWEAGVSWRGVIASREDDVLSLAWNRLDISDRLARHQQLTGKDVQSNEQFVELNYGVQVAPWLVLRPAVQYVARPGAYASRPDSWVFTLQAQATL
- a CDS encoding c-type cytochrome, which gives rise to MKTFASALLMLLAAASQSARADEVAERGRYLSVAADCVACHTSPKQGKPYAGGYAIASPLGEIWASNITPSKSHGIGLYSEDDFAKAVREGVRKDGAHLYPAMPYTSYAKLTDEDIHALYSYFMTEVAPVDEEAHATELPFPFSIRQSMAVWNLLFLDKETFKHDAGKSAQWNRGAYLVEGLAHCSSCHSPRGLMMQEVSGKAFAGGSLGDWYAPNITSHPTSGIGGWSDAELAQYLKTGRVAGKAQAGGGMAEAVSNSLSKLQDEDIAAIVAYLRTVPAVADPDATRAAFAWGDAAATPGEQPVRGTGAALASGGVLYSGLCASCHGSRGEGSRDGYYPSLVHNTTVGMTRPQNLIATIIGGIDRDVHGEHALMPHFSKGSFVQDLSDADIAAVATYVRTQFGPGDQVTEAQVALTRAGGEKPLLAKIARLWLPMLIVAVLALVGVVLLVRRAWKKRKDRRAAA
- a CDS encoding GMC family oxidoreductase; translation: MKAPVFRDGDADADVVIVGSGVVGALIAHQLVRAGKSVLVLEAGPRLHRSDVVENWRNVSFERRIGSDFQGPYPQSPLATAPLYFPANDYVGLTGPDASSFHQGFIKAVGGTTWHWAASCWRHLPVDFKMQSTYGVGRDWPISYDDIEPYYCRAEEAMGVSGPNDPGKQSPSERSKPYLADMIPWGNGDKVFAEVVNPHGYNLVPIPQGRMVTPWNDRPACCGNNNCQPICPIGAMYNGIHTIEAAEKLGAQVLAEAVAYRIDTDAQNRVTAIHWYDNNKVSHKATGRSFVIACNALETPRLLLLAANEQNPNGIANSSDQVGRNMLDHSGFHCSFIADRPIWLGRGPAQSSCMVGPRDGAFRSQYSATKIILNNISRVAIATDQALKKGLVGDALDAEIRRRAIFGVDLSISLEPLPDPSNRLTLSKTRVDGHGLACPDIHYSLGDYARKGYDESCKQLRHIGSLFNAEEFVITTALNANNHIMGSTIMGADPRDSVVDGNCRAHDHPNLWLPGGGPMVSASVVNSTLTMAALALRAADAIERAA